The Streptomyces achromogenes genome window below encodes:
- a CDS encoding amidohydrolase family protein: MPDNRPQSPHPWSSSGAFSGTPDPAALLLCGARLTDGRTVDVRLGRGRIEAVGTAGSLATGPAPGGARVDLDGYLLLPAPAEPHAHADTALTADADGPVSYAPEDVQRRTTEAVLLQLGHGATALRAHVRVGDVQGLGALAAVLRARRSLRGLAELTAVAMPRVLTGAAGANGLAMLRDAVKMGAAVVGGCPDLDPDPAGYVETVLDVASEHGCPVDLHTEATDPARLARLAAMAGGLRPGVALSPCGGLDRLPAEAVGRTADQLAAAGVTVVCLPQGGCGAVEGRSAAPVRLLRAAGVRVAAGSGALRDVCNPVGRGDPLEAAYLLASRHGLRPEDAYDAVSTAARAALGLPEVRVEAGFPADLLAVRGDRLAGVLSLAYSRIVIHRGRVVARTSAVREYCNSAAAEELGLPRQGRGGPP, encoded by the coding sequence ATGCCCGACAACCGGCCGCAGTCGCCCCACCCGTGGTCGTCCTCCGGCGCCTTCTCAGGCACACCGGACCCGGCCGCCCTGCTGTTGTGCGGGGCGCGGCTGACGGACGGCCGCACCGTGGACGTACGGCTGGGCCGAGGGCGCATCGAGGCGGTCGGCACGGCCGGCAGTCTGGCGACCGGGCCGGCCCCCGGCGGCGCACGCGTGGACCTCGACGGCTACCTCCTTCTCCCGGCCCCCGCCGAGCCGCACGCGCACGCCGACACCGCGCTCACCGCGGACGCCGACGGCCCCGTCTCGTACGCCCCCGAGGACGTCCAGCGCCGCACCACAGAGGCGGTGCTGCTGCAACTCGGCCATGGCGCGACCGCGCTGCGCGCCCATGTGCGCGTGGGTGACGTCCAGGGCCTCGGCGCGCTGGCCGCCGTCCTGCGGGCCCGGCGCTCACTGCGCGGGCTGGCGGAGCTGACGGCGGTGGCGATGCCGCGCGTGCTGACCGGCGCGGCCGGCGCGAACGGGCTCGCCATGCTGCGGGACGCGGTGAAGATGGGCGCCGCGGTGGTCGGCGGCTGCCCGGACCTGGACCCCGATCCCGCCGGTTACGTGGAGACCGTCCTCGATGTCGCCTCCGAGCACGGCTGCCCCGTCGACCTGCACACCGAGGCAACCGACCCGGCCCGGCTCGCCCGCCTCGCCGCGATGGCCGGCGGTCTGCGGCCGGGCGTCGCCCTCAGTCCCTGCGGCGGGCTCGACCGTCTCCCCGCCGAAGCGGTCGGCCGCACCGCCGACCAACTGGCCGCCGCCGGCGTGACGGTGGTCTGCCTGCCCCAGGGCGGCTGCGGCGCCGTCGAGGGCCGGAGCGCCGCGCCCGTACGGCTGCTGCGCGCGGCCGGGGTGCGGGTGGCCGCCGGCAGCGGCGCGTTGCGGGACGTCTGCAACCCCGTGGGCCGCGGCGACCCCCTCGAGGCGGCCTACCTGCTCGCCTCCCGGCACGGCCTGCGTCCCGAGGACGCCTACGACGCCGTCAGCACCGCCGCGCGGGCCGCGCTGGGCCTGCCCGAGGTCCGCGTGGAGGCCGGCTTCCCCGCCGACCTCCTCGCCGTCCGCGGCGACCGGCTGGCGGGGGTCCTGTCGCTGGCGTACAGCCGCATCGTGATCCACCGCGGGCGAGTGGTGGCTCGCACGAGCGCCGTCCGCGAGTACTGCAACTCCGCGGCCGCGGAGGAGCTGGGCCTGCCACGGCAGGGGCGGGGCGGGCCGCCGTAA
- a CDS encoding SDR family oxidoreductase — MRIVIAGGHGQIALRLERLLAARGNEVAGIIRKAEQGDDLRTAGAEPVVLDLESASVDKVAERLRGADAAVFAAGAGPGSGVQRKDSVDKGAAVLFADAAVRAGVRRFVVISSMGADPEHQGDDVFDVYLRAKGEADAYVRGLDSLDWTILRPGALTDDAGTGLVRLEARTGRGSVPREDVAAVLAELLESPATSGLTLELVSGSTPVPVAVKAVAGN; from the coding sequence ATGCGCATTGTCATCGCTGGTGGTCATGGTCAGATCGCGCTGCGGCTGGAGCGGTTGCTCGCCGCGCGCGGGAACGAGGTCGCGGGGATCATCCGCAAGGCCGAACAGGGCGACGACCTGAGGACGGCCGGCGCCGAACCGGTCGTCCTGGACCTGGAGTCGGCGTCCGTCGACAAGGTCGCGGAGCGGCTGCGGGGCGCGGACGCGGCGGTCTTCGCGGCGGGGGCCGGCCCGGGCAGCGGGGTGCAGCGCAAGGACAGCGTGGACAAGGGCGCGGCCGTGCTGTTCGCGGACGCGGCGGTCCGGGCGGGTGTACGGCGCTTCGTGGTCATCTCGTCCATGGGCGCGGACCCGGAGCACCAGGGCGACGACGTCTTCGACGTCTACCTGCGCGCCAAGGGCGAGGCGGACGCGTACGTGCGGGGCCTGGACTCCCTCGACTGGACGATCCTGCGCCCTGGCGCGCTCACGGACGACGCCGGGACCGGCCTGGTCCGCCTGGAGGCCCGCACGGGCCGTGGTTCCGTCCCTCGGGAGGACGTGGCCGCCGTACTGGCGGAGCTCCTGGAATCGCCGGCCACGTCGGGGCTCACCCTGGAGCTGGTCAGCGGCTCGACGCCGGTGCCGGTCGCCGTGAAGGCGGTGGCGGGGAACTGA
- a CDS encoding MaoC family dehydratase N-terminal domain-containing protein — translation MALDQSFVGRSYPPTDPYEVGREKIREFAEAVGDDNPVYTDPEAAKALGYADVIAPPTFVFSITFKAAGQVVQDPQLGLDYSRVVHGDQKFAYKRPVRAGDRLTVTSTIEAVKSMAGNDILDIRGEVHDETGEHVVTAWTKLVARAAEQAQTDGEA, via the coding sequence ATGGCGCTCGACCAGTCCTTCGTCGGGCGGAGCTACCCGCCCACCGATCCCTACGAGGTCGGCCGCGAGAAGATCCGCGAGTTCGCCGAGGCCGTGGGGGACGACAACCCGGTGTACACCGACCCGGAGGCCGCCAAGGCACTCGGGTACGCCGATGTGATCGCGCCGCCCACCTTCGTGTTCTCGATCACCTTCAAGGCGGCGGGACAGGTCGTCCAGGACCCGCAGCTGGGACTCGACTACAGCCGTGTGGTGCACGGCGACCAGAAGTTCGCCTACAAGCGCCCGGTGCGCGCCGGTGACCGCCTGACCGTCACCTCGACCATCGAGGCCGTGAAGTCCATGGCGGGCAACGACATCCTGGACATCCGCGGCGAGGTCCACGACGAGACCGGCGAGCACGTCGTGACCGCCTGGACCAAGCTGGTCGCCCGTGCGGCGGAGCAGGCGCAGACCGACGGGGAGGCGTGA
- the rpmG gene encoding 50S ribosomal protein L33, which yields MAATDVRPKITLACVECKERNYITKKNRRNNPDRLEMKKHCPRCNAHTAHRETR from the coding sequence GTGGCTGCCACCGACGTCCGCCCGAAGATCACGCTGGCCTGCGTGGAGTGCAAGGAGCGGAACTACATCACCAAGAAGAACCGGCGTAACAACCCGGACCGACTGGAGATGAAGAAGCACTGCCCGCGTTGCAACGCGCACACCGCGCACCGCGAAACGCGATAA
- a CDS encoding MaoC family dehydratase produces the protein MTTTKIAYDDVEVGTELPARSFPVNRAMLVQYAGASGDFNPIHWNEKFAKEVGLPDVIAHGMFTMAEAVRVVTDWTGDPGALVDYGVRFTRPVVVPNDDQGAVIEVTGKVAAKLDDNTVRVDLTVTSGGQKVLGMSRAVVRLA, from the coding sequence ATGACGACAACGAAGATCGCTTACGACGACGTCGAGGTCGGCACCGAACTGCCGGCCCGGTCCTTTCCCGTGAACCGCGCCATGCTCGTGCAGTACGCGGGCGCCTCCGGAGACTTCAACCCCATCCACTGGAACGAGAAGTTCGCCAAGGAGGTGGGCCTGCCGGACGTCATCGCGCACGGCATGTTCACCATGGCCGAGGCGGTCCGCGTCGTGACCGACTGGACCGGCGACCCGGGCGCCCTCGTGGACTACGGCGTCCGCTTCACCAGGCCCGTCGTCGTCCCGAACGACGACCAGGGCGCGGTGATCGAGGTCACCGGCAAGGTGGCCGCCAAGCTCGACGACAACACCGTGCGGGTGGACCTGACGGTGACCAGCGGCGGCCAGAAGGTCCTGGGAATGTCACGGGCGGTCGTACGACTGGCCTGA